Within the Paenibacillus sp. AN1007 genome, the region AAGGTGTGGAGAGCTTTATACGAAAGGATATCCCGCGAACTTACCTTCCTGTTGCGAGAAGGTTGTTGAGGCATGAAGCAGATGAACGGTTTCAAACAGCAGATGAGGTGAGAAAGGAACTGCTTCGCATACCGGGAAGGGCGGAACATACATCTCATTCAGATCCACAGTTGAGGCTTGGTGGAGGGACCCGGGTGATTGCACTTACCGGGGCCTCAGCGGGGGCCGGTGTTACCCATACAGCGATCGCGATCAGCCACTATCTGGAAAGGCAAAACTTCAAGGTTGCGGTCATCGAGATGTCGCCTCGTTCTCAGTCATTTGCACGTATTCAGCAGGCGGTTCAAGGAGGGAAACCAGTCTATTCAGGCAGACAGTTTGCAGTAGATGGCGTGCATTATTGGAAGCAGTCGGGCCGTGCCGATATTTTATCACTTCTGGGCGGCAGTTATCAGTTCATCGTAATGGATCTTGGGAGCGGACAGGATCAGAGCCGATTAGAAGAGTTTTTACGTGCCGATCTGCCCATCGTCATCGGTTCAGGAGCAGAGTGGAGACAAGTGGAGATTACTGCTTTTGTACGCTCGCATTATCGCTACCCCCGGGAGAAATGGATATACTGTATTCCACTTGCCCCGACAGATGCCGTGGAACGTATACGCAGAACATTGAGTACACCGAGTGTATACGGACTGCCGCTCCAGCTTGATCCATTTGACAAGGACCCGCATATGGATAAGATGTTCTCGCAAATTCTGGGGCACCTAATGGCAGCACAGCCTAGAAAGCGTTCATTTTTTTCGCGAAGAAAAGTACATGATTAGAGGAGATAACGAAAGGAGAGCCTCTTTTGTCCAGATTAAGAAAACAAAGTCGTCAACTCATTTATTCGGGATTGATTGGAGCCGGAGCCATGGGACTGATCTTTGGTGGATACGTGATTTATCAGCTCCAAACGGCAGCGGATGCCAGGTCAGCCATGGAGGACACTTATTTGTCAGCATATGAGGAGAAAGAAGCGTCGCTGCTGCAGCAGTGGAATTCCGGCGCTCAGGGATGGGTTACGATCAGGGATATTGAAGCAGGTGAATCAATCCTTCCCGAGGATCTGAAGCTGATTGCGATACCTGATGCGCAGGCACCGCGTAATCTGTGGTCCAGCACCAAGAAAATGGAAGGTCAAGCGGCGAAAATTGAACTTAAAAAAGGAACGGCCATTACAACCGAGATGGTATATGAGGACATGCCTGCTCCGCCCGATCTAAGAAATCGTGAACTGCAGGTGGTACTGCTGCCTTCCTCACTTGCGAAAGGAGACAGGATTGATGTTCGAATTCAGTTTCCGACAGGTCAGGACTATGTTCTTTTATCCAAGAAAAAAGTGGAACGTTTAAACGCAGCGACATTGTGGATTACGATGACAGAAGAAGAGATTTTGTCGCTGTCCAGCGCAATTGTAGATGCCTATTTACATAAAGCTTCAATTTACGCTTTAACGTATGTAGAACCACAATTTCAGACAGCGGCAATTCCAACATATCCAGCCAATTCCGAGGTGTTAAAACTGCTGGAGAGTGATCCCAACATTGTGCGCCATGCCGAACAGGAATTATCTCGACAAGTTCGAAGCTCGCTAGAAAGTTCGTTAGCTGCGTCGGTATCAGCACCATCCAGAGGGGTTGAGCAGGATGCAGCAGAATCCTCGATTACGTATAACAAAAGACTAGCGGCACAAGATTCCTCCCTGTCAAACGGTACGATCTGGAGGGATGGATCAGGCAGTACCGAAGGGGGACATGCTGGAGAAGCATCAAACTCCATTGAATCTTCAACCTTAAATGAGCAGCAGCAGGTACTGAACGGGAATGAATGATTTAATTTAACACAAAAGCAGGGAATGCGGAAAAATAGAGCCTGTAAATAATGAAATGCCTATAACAACGTAAACTTGAGGATAGGAGCGGTGAGCTGTGCATGTATGGATTTTTGCTGGTTTGTGTGAAAAAAATGATCTGATGCTGTACTTGTGTAAAATACTTGCTTCAACAGGTAAGCGGGTTCTGCTCGTGGATGGTACACTGCAGCAAAAATATGGATACAGTGTCGGGGATCATCAGCAGTCTTTGCGGGTTGTGGAATTTGAGGGGTTTGACGTTGCCTGTCACTTTGTTACTTCAATGGCGGTAGAACATCATCTGCACGTAAATGGTGAGCGTTTGGACAGTTACGATTATGTGATATATGACATGGAGACTTCACACTTTGCTTCGCGAAATCTATGGCTAACCGCAGATGTTCGTGTGTGGGTGAGTGATTATGAACGTTACAATCTGGAACGGGGGAGAGGATGGCTCGAACAGTTAACAGCGGAGCAGGAGCTGCCTAAGGATCTTGCTTTCCAGCGAATGCTGATCAACAGCGTCGATTGCAGACTTGAAGCGCACTATTTGTGGGCCTATCTGGAAGGAAGCCCTTTTCATTGGACGGGGGAGCCGATGATCCTCCCATGGGATGAACTCAGTGCGGCTGCCAAGCTTGAGAATGAACATCATCGCTGTGTACAGCTGGGCCCATTGTCAAGAAACTACAAAAAATCATTATGTCGTGTTGTGGAGCAGCTGACCGGTTGGGAACTTGTCCAAAGCCGCCGCGCGATCAAAAAAGCAGAGAGGATGAGGGCATGAGCACGATTACATTTTGGAGCCCTTTTGCGGAAACGGGCTGTTCTTCAAGCGCCTTGATCGGTGCTTATACGATAGCGATGCAGTATAGAACCAGAACGCTGTTAGTTAATACAGGTCATACAAATTCTGGTGTAGAAACAGGCATAGTTCAGGACGAGAAGGTTTCAGCTCAACTTATGTTTTCTTTCGAAGAAAATGGCTGGGACGCGGTCGAACGCTTGTATGTTAGCGGCAGTCTTAACAAACACAATTTAAGTGATTACACCAAGCCGCTGCTGCAGGACCGACTTGATCTGTTGACAGGGAGTAATAACAGGAACGAACGCTTTATAACTGATAGAGGGGAACTGTTAAAAAAACTGCTGGATATTGCGAACCAAAGTTATGATTTGGTTCTTTTGGATGCGGAGCATACAGGTGCTGATTCACAGTTTATGGTGAAGCAGACGGATCATGTTGTCGTTGTATTGAATCAGAATATGAGGAATCTGGAGCAATTTTTTGAAGAGATACTGCCTGAGCAGTTGAGTGAGAAAAGGCTTCATGTGCTTATCAATAAGTATGATTCTCATTCTCGTGCCTCACTTTCAAACATTAGACGTGGTTTTAGGTATAAGGGCAGTTTGTCGGCTATACCCTATGCATCGGCTTATCTGGATGCGATGAACCGCAGAGATGCGGCGAGATACCTGCAGCTTCAAAATATGAGTGAGAAAAAAGATGTTCGTAAAGGGAGTTTTGCCGCTGGCATGAGTGAACTCGCCCGTCTGGTGATGGAAGGTGCGGGATTAAGCACTGTGTTGAAAAGGCTGGAAAGGGGCGCCTGAATTTTTAATGATATGGAATACATTGGGGATAGTGATTATTTTAATGGCAGGCATGTGTTATGTCTGGTTTAAATACCGAGCTTTCATTCGGGAGAGAAAGAACCTCATACCTCAGCAGGAGTCTTTTACAATTGAAGCATTAATTCATCGGGTAAAAGTTTCACTGCATGAAATAAGCCACAGCCAGCTTGCTGATGCAGGTTTACATGAGGAAGAGTATCGCCGAAGGATTAATCAGCGTGCTGAGATGAGAAAAGCGTTGAAAGGATGCGTATCCGGCAGCCTCAGTGACAAAACGTACGTCAAAAATCTGATTGGTGACCTGCTGACACGAAGTATTGGCTTGAACAAAGCTAATGTGGACGAAGTCATAATGTTCGCCGAACCCGAACGGTTGACGGTACAGGACCGCTTCGAGATCATTTTTTATTTATATCGTCAACAATTTGGGGCAGACGCATTGTCTATGATGATTGACACTTATGATTTAGGTAAACTCAGACTGGATGAGGCCGCGCAGGATGGCGGAAGCTATTATATTTCCGAACAGGATGTCCAGTATGTTTTTGATTGTGAATACCGGGAATTGGGCTTCAGAGAAAAGGTAGAAATTATCGTGCAGCGTGTCTATCAGCATTACAAGGGGTTCTCGGTTGTGGATGAGATCAGGGATCAACGGATCGATGGTGTCAGTGGTGGGGTAAGCGGTATCCTTGAATCCCTCCCGCATATGGGCAGTCATATTCCTGTTTCATGGAATGATCTACTGGAGCACGCTTTTGAGGATGAGCCTTACGAGGAACCGCTCAGCGGCATGGAGAGTGTGTGGATTTTTTATAAAGGAAAATCTATTCATCTTCCGTTCTTGAGTTTCGGCAGCATTCGAGAGTTAAAGCGAGTATGTCAGAACATCTATAAATACAATTATCCGGGGCAGTTGTCGGAGGCGAGCGGCTACAAAGTCAACGAAATGAAGGATGGCTCACGAGTCGTCGTTGTGCGTCCTCCTTTTGCCGAATCATGGGCTTTCTTTGTTCGGAAATTTGATATCCCTAATGCTTCATTGGAACAGCTGATTACGGGTAACAACGCAGAATTACCAATTGAGATGCTGCAATTTTTGATGAAAGGGAGCCGAATTACTGCCGTAACGGGAGCCCAGGGGTCTGGTAAAACTACGCTGCTCATGGCTATGGTCAAACATATCTATGCTTCATATACCCTTCGTGTACAGGAAATGGCGTTTGAGCTGCAGTTAAGAAAAATCTACAGCCGCCGCAACATTCTCAGCTTTCGCGAAACAGAACATATATCTGGGCAGCAGGGGCTCGATCTGCAGAAAAAAACAGACGGTACGGTAAACATACTTGGTGAGATTGCGAGCGATGAGGTAGCTGCCTGGATGATTCAGATGTCACAGGTGGCAAGCTTATTCACCCTGTTTACTCACCATGCTAAAACATTCCGTGATCTGGTGTTTTCACTCCGGAATTCACTGCTCAAAACAGGTATATTTCAGCATGAACATATTGCGGAAGAGCAGGTTGTCAGCGTTATTAACTTTGATGTCCATATGAAGAAAGATGCAGAGGGCCGCAGGTTTATCGAGCGGATCACCGAATGTATTCCCCGTTTCAATAATACTGAGGTGCCGGAGGAAGAGGACGGTTTCGCATTTCGGAATGTGGTGGAGTATCAGCAGGGTAAATATGTGGCGTCTGCGCCGATCTCCCTCTCGTGTATAACAGATATGAAGGAACAGATGACGGTTCAGGATGCTGAAAGATTTGGGCAGTTTATCGGGCAGCATTGGGGTGAGAGTTATGAGCATTAAATGGCTTCTGCTTCTTGTTATAGGCATCTGTGCATCTGGTCTACTCATTACACTAATGATGCTGCATGTAATAAGACGAAAAGAGACGGCCGCGGCATATGCTGCCGTAAATGTGATCAGCATATACGGCAGGAAGTATCGGGACTGGGGAAGTCTCCTGCTGCAGGCATACCAGCTTGGCATGAAGATACCGCTGCTCTCAACGTATATCATGCAAGTAAAAAAAAGAATCTCGTATCGCTATGCCAGAGATGAACCTACCCTGCGAAAACTAACGATGACTGTTGTTCTGATTATTGTCGGCGGGTATGGGGCAGTCAGTGCAGTACTGTTTTGGTCTGAGCCCGGCACCTCGTTTATTATACAGTCCATTCTCTGTGCTGTTGTGCTGAACAGCCTTGTGGTGGATATGTGCCTTAGTCGTCTGGAAAAAAGCTGCTGGTGCAGATGCTCGACCTGTTTGCAGATGTGAGACATCGGTATCATCAGCATGGAATGGTTGAGGAAGCACTGTACGAAGCATCTGAGGCAGCGTCAGGTGAAGCCGCGGAGCAGGTAAGACTGATCTATGAAGCGCTGACTTCCCCTGACCCCAATGAAGCACTTGAGCGGTATTATGAAGTGGCGCCAAATCGTTTCCTAAAAGGTTTTGCCGGTATTTCTTATATGGTCATGGAGTTTGGAGACAAGGACAAGAAACAGGGTTCCATTTATCTTCAAGGATTAGGTAATCTTACACAGGAAATTCATCTGGAGATATTGAGGCGTGAGCGGCTTGATTATCTGCTGCAGGGTCTGAATGTAATTGCTCTTGCTCCAGTACTTTTTACGGGGCCGATTGAGCGCTGGGCACGAGTCAGCTTTCCTACAATGGATGAGTTTTACCGCAGTAAACTTGGCTTCGTTACCAAAATATCGATCTATGTTATCATCATAGCCGCCTATCTGCTGCTGCAGCGTCTTCAGTCTTACGAAGAAACCCGCTATCGCTCCGGACATAAACAATCCAGACTGGATCGATTCCTGTATAAACAGCTCTTTTTACGAAAAATAGCTGTGCTGTTTGCTCCCAAACCAGGGAGCGTTCAATACCATCAGACAATCAGATTAATGAGAGAGAGCAGTACCGAGTTAAAGTACGAATGGCTGGCTGTTCGACGATTGTTGTTATTTATAAGCTGCACGGTTCTGACTACGGGCTTTTTTCTGCTGCTTCATCAGGTTGAACGTAATCATATTCTGCATGATCCAATCAGGGATGACCGCATGTTTGGAACGATGTCTGAGGCAGATCTGAAGGCAGCCGAAGATATGACTGCGCTTGACGCATTGGTCATGGAACATGTTCGCATGAAGGCCGGAACTTCTTATAAAGATGTCTCCAATGCATTGACGCAGCTTGCACCAGTACAGCTGGACCAGGATACACAGGCGGCGGCGATAAAACGCATTACAGAGAAGATTGAGGCGTATAACAACCAGTATTTACGCTGGTGGGGAATTGTTCTGGCCATAGCGATTGGCGTAGGAGGATACTATGTTCCGATTTGGCTCATGCTGTTTCAGCGTAAAATGCGAAGGTTGGACATGCGTCATGAAATCTATCAATTTCAGACCGTGATTTCCATTTTGAGAGAGATGGATCGGATGTCTGTTGAAGAGATTGTGGAATGGCTCAATCGATTTGCGGTCATTTTCAAAAGGCCGCTGCAGAAGTGTCTGCTGCATTTCGAACATGGACCCGAGGATGCACTTGAACAATTAAAGGAAGAAGTCGGCTTGCCTGAATTTCAACGTTTAATTGATAAATTACAGCTTGCTCTGGGGAAAATATCCATTCGTGAAGCTTTTGACGATCTGGAAAGCATGATGTCCTTCTATTTTGAACAGCGCAAACAGGAATACAGCAAAATCATTGATATCAAGGCAGGTTGGGGCAGGACAATCGGTTTTACTCCTATGTATGCTCTAATCTTTCTCTACCTGGTCATTCCTCTCGTTGGGATGAGTTTTGTGCAGATGAACACGTACTATGAACAAATTCAAAGGCTGTAGGTCATATTACATTATCGTGTAAAGTCTCAATAATAATTGAGGATATAACTTTAGGAGGGTGTTTATTATGAATAATGCTTCAAGTGCTTTGAAGGTAGCTGCGGGAATTTTTCTGACCATTGCTTTGATCACGATCGTCGTCTTGCTGTTTATTTCCGCTCAGGAGGCTACCAAAACGGCACAAAATAACTTTGCAGATATTCAGACAGAGCTTTCACAGGCTGCATTTACAGTGTATGACGGAACAACAATTAGCGGATCACAGGTGACCAATGCTCTGCGTAAGTATGCGGACAAGGATCAGTTTGGCATCCAGGTTATTACAGGGAAAAACAAAGGTGGTCAATGGTACGGCAATCAGCTCAACATTTCTCAAGATCTAAACAATGCGGACTATGGTTCTGTCATTGCACCTGATGACAAGGTAGGAAGTATTAATCAGACGATGAGTGAAAAAGACAATCAATATGTTAATCCTAGTGGTAAATTCAAAGCTGTCATCGTCAAAGACCGATCCAATGTGGTTAGAGGTCTGATCTTCCAGCAATCTTGACTGGAGATGGTCCAACATGACCCGAAACACGCAGCATCTGATGCTGCTCTGTACGGCGGTTGTCTTTTTAGTGACAGCCTGCTTGTACGGACAGCGCAATCTTCGTATTCTAACAGACGCTTTGAACGAGAGGATGAACGCAAATGCAGCTATGGAGGGCAGAGTTCATACGACACTGCGTACGGGCAGACTGGACACATATACCGGAACTGAAGTGCTTCATACTGTGCGGCAGATGGCAGGAACAGAAGTTCAGGTTGAGGTAAATGGTTATGTGTACGTGGTCGATCCGCTTGTAAATCCATCAGTCATGATTCCGGTTGAGCTGGATGCGTACTATAGAGCTGAATACAGCCGGAATGTATCAGGAGAATTATTAAAGCTTTCATTTTGGAAGGAGGGAGGGTGACCGTGATCAATGCGGCATCCAAATTGTTGGCGGTATTGCTTGCAGTTCTTCTGCTTTATGTATATCCTGCGGCCGAAACTGCAGAACGTCAGGATGATATTGCACGTATGACTGCAGCTCAGAATGTCACACGGTTGGTCGATGCTGTGCGAACTAAAGGTTATATCTCACCACGAATGCTGATGGAGTTCGAAGAGCAGTTAGCCCGAACGGGTAACAACTATGATCTCTCAATGGAACATTTGCATAAAAAATACGTACCTCAATATACGGACCCGATGAATCAAACCAGCTTTACGGGAACCTATGAGGTTGTTCATGATGGATATTACTTGTCTCAAATCAGGGATCGCCTCTTTCCGCCGTCTGGAACATTGTCCATAGAAGATCCGGAGCGCCGATATATGCTAAACGTGGGTGATTACTTCACTGTGAGTCTCAAAAGCACCAATCGCACACCAGCTATGCTTTTACGGGAGTGGTTATTAGGTACAGCGCAAGCTTCTGCGGTTTTTGCCACACATGGGGGCATGGTGCTGAATGAAGATTACTGAACTTTCCATCGTATTTGTATTGATTTTTTTTCCGCTCTTTTATATTTTCACACTCCGTACCCATGATGTTCAGAAAGCGAGTGAGCTTGCTTATCGTTACCAAACAGCACTTCAAACCGCAGTGATGGATGCTGGCGCAGTTATGCATCAGAACGAGAAACAACATGCCGAGGCAGGGTACGAATCCATCAAATTTGTTAGGGCGGATAAGGAACTTGCGCTGTCTGCATTTACCCAAACGATGGCTTTGAACATGGGCATACAGAATGATCCGCCTGCTGTTCAGCATATGTTTGACTACATTCCGGCAATCGTGATACTCGATTATGACGGTTATTATATGTATGCCAAAGAGACCGCAATGACAGGGGAGATAGAAAGGTCTTTCAGACATGTGTGGAGCGCTAAAAAACCTTATACATACTCAGATTCGGACGGAAACAGCATTAATTTTACACTTGACGGTTATATTTATGCTTATGATGCCGGTGCGGGAAAATGGATCGAAGGATTTCAGCAGGAACTGGCTGCAGACTCAACAATTACACTCCTTCAAGACACAGCGGTCTTTGAACAGGTGCGGCGCAGCCGGATCGTGACTCGTGTTCAGGATGATCTGGCAGACGTCATTAATCGTCATAATGAATTCGCCAGGAAGAATGGGATATCTTATCTGTTCACGATGCCCTTGATCTCACAGGAAGATTGGTATAATTCGATCAATGATACTGGCTTGATGGCTTTTATCCAAGGCATTGCTGCTGGAGATCAAAAAATTAACAATTATGCAATTGGCGGAGGAAGACTGGTTAAAAGAACAGCAGTTGTTGGCGGAATGGATTCCGCAACAGGCATTAAATATCATTATCCTGCGACCTGTAATCCCGGTTTTCGTGCGGAGGAGGTATTTACGACTGCAAAGCAGGCAGCAGCGAGAGGGTATTTTGAGTATAACTGCTCTGCCCATTTTTCATTACTTTCAGAAAACACAGAATCTGTGCTAGAATAGGGGTTTGAAACGTGAACTAAAGTAATGTAAATAGATAGGAGCAGCCTCATCTTATGAGTTTATTGTCAGTAGAGAACGTCAGTCACAATTTTGGAGACCGAACGTTATTTAAAAATGTTTCTTTTCGTCTGCTTGCCGGAGAACGTGTAGGTCTAGTCGGAGCTAATGGCGCCGGGAAATCAACATTAATGAATATCCTTACAGGAAAACTTCTTAAAGACAGCGGTAAAGTAGAGTGGACGCCGAAAGTTCGTTATGGATATCTGGATCAACACACCAAGTTAACACCAGGTAGGACGATTCGAGATGTGCTTAAAGATGCGTTTCTGCCGCTGCTGGAATTGGAAAAGGAAATGATGGCCATCACCGACCAGATGGCCGATGCAGACGCGGACAAGCTGGAGCAGCTGCTCGAAGAAATGGGCGAGATCCAGGAACAGCTGGAACAGGGCGATTTTTATTTAATTGATGTCAAAGTGGAAGAGATGGCTAATGGTCTGGGATTGAATGCCATTGGGCTGGATCGTGATGTTGCTGCACTTAGCGGCGGACAGCGTACGAAGGTACTTCTTGCCAAGTTATTACTGGAGAAGCCTACTGCGTTGTTGTTGGATGAGCCGACAAACTATCTGGATGTAGAGCATATTGAATGGCTGACACGATATTTGAGAGACTATCCGCATGCATTTTTGCTGATCTCCCATGATACGGAGTTTATGAATGAAGTTGTGAATGTCATCTACCATCTGGAGTTTGCCAAATTGACGCGTTACGCTGCCAATTATGAGAAATTCCTGGAAATGGCGGATATGCAAAAAGCGCAGCACATTGATGCTTATGAGAAGCAGCAGGAGTATATCAAAAAGCAGGAAGATTTCATTCAGCGGAACAAGGCCAGAGCTTCGACCTCAGGACGGGCGAAGAGCCGGGAGAAACAACTTGGTAAGATTGACCGGATTGATCGTCCGGATGAAGCGGCAAAACCAACATTCAAATTCAAGGATGCCCGGGCGAGCAGTAAAACCGTTTTTGAAGGTATTGATTTTGAAATTGGTTACACATACCCGCTGCTGCCGAAAATGACAATGACGATAGAACGTGGAGAAAAGATTGCTATTGTTGGTTGTAATGGTGTTGGTAAATCGACACTTCTCAAGACCATTCTGGGTAAGATTGCGCCAATCAGCGGCAAAACATTTCTGGGAGATTATCTGGAGACAGCCTATTTCGAACAGGAAGTGCGTGCCGAAAACATTACACCGATCGATGATGTTTGGAATGAATTTTCACATCTGACACAGAACGAAGTGCGAGGGCATCTTGCACGCTGTGGTCTCAAAAATGAGCACATCACTCGCCCTCTTAATATGCTGAGCGGAGGAGAGCAGGCTAAAGTCCGATTGTGTAAACTGCTGATGCGGGAAAGCAACTGGGTTTTGTTTGATGAGCCGACGAACCATCTGGATGTCACCGCAAAAGCTGAGCTGCAGCGTGCATTGAAAGAGTATAAAGGAACCGTTTTGCTTGTATCGCACGAACCGGATTTTTACGAAGACTGGGTTACCAAAACGTGGAATGTAGAAGAGTGGTCCGAAAATGCACGATGACAAAAAAATTCGACTGTGGTAATATAGGCTACAACTTCATATGAACACTAGGGGGGCCGCACGAGCGGCTGAGATGGAAGAATGCGATTCCGGACCCTTTGCACCTGATCTGGATCATACCAGCGTAGGGAAGTGGCGCGTTTCAGCAAAAACGACAGTAAGTGATCCTCCAAAATATGAACAGGATCTCTACACTGCAGGTG harbors:
- a CDS encoding ABC-F family ATP-binding cassette domain-containing protein; the protein is MSLLSVENVSHNFGDRTLFKNVSFRLLAGERVGLVGANGAGKSTLMNILTGKLLKDSGKVEWTPKVRYGYLDQHTKLTPGRTIRDVLKDAFLPLLELEKEMMAITDQMADADADKLEQLLEEMGEIQEQLEQGDFYLIDVKVEEMANGLGLNAIGLDRDVAALSGGQRTKVLLAKLLLEKPTALLLDEPTNYLDVEHIEWLTRYLRDYPHAFLLISHDTEFMNEVVNVIYHLEFAKLTRYAANYEKFLEMADMQKAQHIDAYEKQQEYIKKQEDFIQRNKARASTSGRAKSREKQLGKIDRIDRPDEAAKPTFKFKDARASSKTVFEGIDFEIGYTYPLLPKMTMTIERGEKIAIVGCNGVGKSTLLKTILGKIAPISGKTFLGDYLETAYFEQEVRAENITPIDDVWNEFSHLTQNEVRGHLARCGLKNEHITRPLNMLSGGEQAKVRLCKLLMRESNWVLFDEPTNHLDVTAKAELQRALKEYKGTVLLVSHEPDFYEDWVTKTWNVEEWSENAR
- a CDS encoding serine/threonine protein kinase; this encodes MRHPARLERGSLLGGRYRILSVLGSGGMSHVYEAEDLKLPGKIWAVKESITQMPYEGSVEREAALLTSLRHPRLPQIVDFFAPDEAGYTYLVMEYIEGLTLGDYFKQCRGRIPIQQLMDFVLQLLDVLSYLHNLDPPVIYRDLKPANIMVTPEHEVRLIDFGIARSYKTQGAEDTVKLGTAGFAAPEQYGSGQTDARSDLYGLGALMLYLMTSGAYTEWIQGVESFIRKDIPRTYLPVARRLLRHEADERFQTADEVRKELLRIPGRAEHTSHSDPQLRLGGGTRVIALTGASAGAGVTHTAIAISHYLERQNFKVAVIEMSPRSQSFARIQQAVQGGKPVYSGRQFAVDGVHYWKQSGRADILSLLGGSYQFIVMDLGSGQDQSRLEEFLRADLPIVIGSGAEWRQVEITAFVRSHYRYPREKWIYCIPLAPTDAVERIRRTLSTPSVYGLPLQLDPFDKDPHMDKMFSQILGHLMAAQPRKRSFFSRRKVHD
- a CDS encoding SAF domain-containing protein, which gives rise to MSRLRKQSRQLIYSGLIGAGAMGLIFGGYVIYQLQTAADARSAMEDTYLSAYEEKEASLLQQWNSGAQGWVTIRDIEAGESILPEDLKLIAIPDAQAPRNLWSSTKKMEGQAAKIELKKGTAITTEMVYEDMPAPPDLRNRELQVVLLPSSLAKGDRIDVRIQFPTGQDYVLLSKKKVERLNAATLWITMTEEEILSLSSAIVDAYLHKASIYALTYVEPQFQTAAIPTYPANSEVLKLLESDPNIVRHAEQELSRQVRSSLESSLAASVSAPSRGVEQDAAESSITYNKRLAAQDSSLSNGTIWRDGSGSTEGGHAGEASNSIESSTLNEQQQVLNGNE
- a CDS encoding ABC transporter permease is translated as MNNASSALKVAAGIFLTIALITIVVLLFISAQEATKTAQNNFADIQTELSQAAFTVYDGTTISGSQVTNALRKYADKDQFGIQVITGKNKGGQWYGNQLNISQDLNNADYGSVIAPDDKVGSINQTMSEKDNQYVNPSGKFKAVIVKDRSNVVRGLIFQQS
- a CDS encoding ATPase, T2SS/T4P/T4SS family: MIWNTLGIVIILMAGMCYVWFKYRAFIRERKNLIPQQESFTIEALIHRVKVSLHEISHSQLADAGLHEEEYRRRINQRAEMRKALKGCVSGSLSDKTYVKNLIGDLLTRSIGLNKANVDEVIMFAEPERLTVQDRFEIIFYLYRQQFGADALSMMIDTYDLGKLRLDEAAQDGGSYYISEQDVQYVFDCEYRELGFREKVEIIVQRVYQHYKGFSVVDEIRDQRIDGVSGGVSGILESLPHMGSHIPVSWNDLLEHAFEDEPYEEPLSGMESVWIFYKGKSIHLPFLSFGSIRELKRVCQNIYKYNYPGQLSEASGYKVNEMKDGSRVVVVRPPFAESWAFFVRKFDIPNASLEQLITGNNAELPIEMLQFLMKGSRITAVTGAQGSGKTTLLMAMVKHIYASYTLRVQEMAFELQLRKIYSRRNILSFRETEHISGQQGLDLQKKTDGTVNILGEIASDEVAAWMIQMSQVASLFTLFTHHAKTFRDLVFSLRNSLLKTGIFQHEHIAEEQVVSVINFDVHMKKDAEGRRFIERITECIPRFNNTEVPEEEDGFAFRNVVEYQQGKYVASAPISLSCITDMKEQMTVQDAERFGQFIGQHWGESYEH